The following coding sequences are from one Eucalyptus grandis isolate ANBG69807.140 chromosome 11, ASM1654582v1, whole genome shotgun sequence window:
- the LOC104424352 gene encoding uncharacterized protein LOC104424352: protein MGGGGGGGNMLRAVVGGRAATRGGGAGLHEPFCAAATSPNPAPAGPNSASAKSAASSPSSAKKKKPRKLDRARRRFSLSSPPPPPSSAFNGLPRPAAAAATAGVVMPTWPPYPSSPEQDDSEWVYVDGRGDGEIAIGYHDDVVLGPVPSKWEVENAVSALQQVFDSTPYPRIRDRFGLPMEEEIVNESEGQSGLWDQCSRVGSEIDQVDIANTSDMRTLRPYGPERVYDAFNMLKTEPAVQRMVVSLSSDKAVWDAVLNNEVVKELRESYHAAESDGHPEESPEETPEKSPDNSYPVLNAVGWLFDSTRVKLMEMIEGMANLAGKFFKPPAGNPETIARPVDLFGDKLRASFLLSIVVLVVVVVARGRRG, encoded by the exons atgggaggcggaggaggaggagggaacaTGCTGAGGGCCGTCGTCGGCGGCCGAGCAGCCACCAGGGGCGGCGGCGCCGGGCTCCACGAGCCCTTCTGCGCCGCTGCCACTAGCCCCAATCCCGCTCCCGCCGGTCCGAATTCAGCGTCCGCAAAATCCGccgcttcttctccttcttctgccaagaagaagaagccccGCAAGCTCGATCGCGCTCGCCGCcgcttctccctctcttctcctcctcctcctccttcctccgccttCAACGGTCTCCCGCggcctgctgctgctgctgccacGGCCGGTGTCGTGATGCCCACTTGGCCGCCGTATCCTTCTTCACCCGAGCAGGACGATAGCGAGTGGGTGTACGTGGACGGAAGAGGAGACGGTGAAATCGCGATTGGGTATCACGATGACGTCGTCCTCGGCCCTGTTCCTTCCAAGTGGGAGGTCGAAAACGCCGTCTCTGCTCTTCAACA GGTTTTTGACTCCACTCCCTATCCCCGGATTAGGGATCGATTTGGTCTtccaatggaagaggaaatagTAAATGAATCTGAAGGCCAATCAGGTTTATGGGACCAGTGTTCTCGTGTTGGCTCAGAAATCGACCAAGTTGACATTGCTAATACGTCTGATATGAGAACACTGCGTCCTTATGGGCCTGAGAGAGTCTATGATGCTTTTAATATGTTAAAGACTGAGCCAGCTGTTCAG agaaTGGTCGTTTCATTATCCTCAGATAAAGCTGTTTGGGATGCTGTGTTGAATAATGAGGTGGTAAAAGAGCTCAGGGAGTCATATCATGCAG CTGAAAGTGATGGCCATCCAGAGGAAAGTCCAGAAGAGACTCCAGAGAAAAGTCCTGATAATTCGTACCCTGTCTTAAATGCGGTGGGTTGGTTGTTTGATAGTACAAGGGTAAAGCTTATGGAAATGATTGAGGGAATGGCAAACCTAGCCGGAAAGTTCTTCAAGCCGCCTGCTGGTAACCCAGAGACAATAGCAAGACCAGTGGATCTCTTTGGAGATAAGCTGAGAGCATCATTTTTACTCTCGATTGTGGTCCTGGTCGTTGTGGTCGTTGCTCGAGGCCGCAGGGGCTGA
- the LOC104424353 gene encoding DNA-directed RNA polymerase III subunit rpc4, with protein MDQNRSRKVKFTPKAPAPRKKPPTVSPKTEANGGDGGEEAAVEAEAQMLLRRFNENFGQQGARVGNKSSVQVAFGPGAPSSASTIRTFGVPKEERSDQGCGPRLRSYAAAKGQTISPPIVAETDATDATMEDATAEVPRKSKKEYKEPWDFHHSYYPTTLPLRMPYSGDPEILNEKEFGEATRNFEYDEGIINAASDLGLLEDSGRGKMLFFQLPPNLPSVRRSTSVKGKEKAESSASSAADASERDCKLEDLSGGYMGKLVVYKSGAVKLKLGETLYDVSPGSDCIFAQDVAVVNTADKHFCSLGEVGKRGIITPDFGSLLNYIADADAR; from the exons ATGGACCAGAACAGGAGCAGGAAG GTGAAATTCACGCCGAAAGCTCCCGCGCCTCGCAAGAAGCCCCCAACCGTCTCTCCCAAAAC AGAGGCGAACGGGGGAGATGGAGGCGAGGAAGCcgcggtggaggcggaggcCCAGATGCTGCTACGCCGTTTCAAC GAGAATTTCGGGCAACAAGGAGCCAGAGTTGGAAATAAAT CTTCAGTGCAAGTGGCATTTGGACCAGGAGCTCCATCATCTGCCTCAACCATAAGGACCTTTGGTGTTCCCAAGGAAGAGAGAAGTGATCAAGGCTGTGGTCCTAGGCTGAGAAGTTATGCTGCTGCCAAGGGACAAACTATCTCCCCGCCTATAGTTGCTGAGACTGATGCAACTGATGCAACTATGGAAGATGCTACTGCTGAAGTTCCTCGGAAGAGCAAGAAAGAATACAAAGAACCATGG GATTTCCACCATTCGTACTATCCAACTACACTACCTTTGAGAATGCCTTACTCGGGAGACCCAG AAATTCTAAATGAGAAGGAATTTGGAGAGGCCACTAGAAACTTTGAGTATGATGAGGGCATCATCAATGCTGCTTCAGATCTTGGTCTTCTG GAGGACAGTGGGAGAGGGAAAATGTTGTTCTTTCAGCTTCCTCCTAATTTGCCCTCAGTCAGGAGATCAACAAGtgtaaaagggaaagagaaagctGAGAGCTCCGCATCATCGGCTGCAGATGCCTCAGAGAGAGACTGCAAGTTGGAAGATCTATCAGGGGGATATATGGGCAAACTGGTGGTTTACAAAAGCGGAGCTGTCAAGCTGAAGCTAGGAGAAACGCTGTACGAT GTTTCACCTGGATCGGATTGTATATTCGCTCAAGATGTTGCTGTAGTCAACACTGCCGATAAACACTTTTGCTCTCTAGGGGAAGTCGGAAAACGGGGGATCATAACTCCTGATTTTGGCTCTTTGTTAAATTATATCGCCGATGCAGATGCCAGATGA